The genomic stretch GGTTAGCTTAGTAGACCAAACTACGACTTTTACAACTATACATTGTTAAGAACGTTAATCTCAACCTTTTTCTACGTAGAAAATATAATCTCAAAAGGTGATGTCTAATCCAACATTCAATTGGTCACGGTCACCAAGTCAAaagcaacaaattaaaattaaagacaaatgCAAAGCTCGACTAGACAAATTGATCCGCCTCACCAGGCTTTATCATAAATCATGGACTCGTGACAGACCAAATTGCATGCATCACACCATAATCTTACTGCTTTAATTAACCACCCACCTTGTTGTGAGGGACAGCGTGGATTACAATATCTAATTACGAAGTCCgaccttttatcttttttacaaattaattctTAGTAATCATATGCCAAGCCCTATGATCCCCAAACTTTGCCCGTAAATCTCTCATGTTTGGTCTGGCCCCATATGGCTGTAAAGCTCTTTAGCATGAAGGTTAAGGAAAAAGAACCGTGGCTTTAGAGCTAAAACAGCACATAAACATTGATTAAAAGCATGCACACATGAAGACATTAATATTGTATCtgtatgttttgtttgtttacgatggtagttttttattttaaaataaaccgTACATGCTGAATGTTTAGTAATGCTCAAAAGCATTTTACTATTAATGTGGAAtccaaacaaattatttttaaactatagGTTTGTGGAAACCAGCTCTTAACTGCTTTCTGCAAACCCGTGGAGAGTGAAACTCCACTATTCACATGAATAGTGGAGTCACTCTCCATTGTTCCATCCAGATCGGATCTCATCCAAAGTTAAATTCAttgaatcatattcaattcagttaaaaaaaaatcagtttttatttttatttttaattgtgttttattcaaaaaattagaaagaaatcgCTTGATAACAtagcatttttaaaatttaattataattctaattttattcttgatgatactttacttgatgttgttgcgcgcttaaaaaactcaaaaaactgtagttcttatcagatgaattttgtacatgatgaaattatagatagtttaatagaataataaaaaatatttatataaatattatttatttcataatataataacagtagttaaatctacaatatttaaatttaaaatcatcaatatatatatatatatatatatatatattattttataacctcaatttaaaaagtatttttttaaccaaatacattaaactactttttatttaatctcaattttaactatgtttttaactaaacatgtataaataccaaaccaatcttaactaaaaatattttttataaaatattttttttttcaaatcacaatcataaaaactattttaatataaaaaataaaaaaaaaaaaaaaataagaaagaaaagaagaaactaTCTCAATACCAATCACAGTGTAAACGTTTGGTGCAGTGACTTCAGACATGCTTCTGCCTCCCTCAGTATGTCTTGTCACAGGCTCATAGCTGGATGGTAGTTGGTGCTACCACTTGTGACTAGTCCCCGTGTCACGTAAAACCGCTTGTAAACGGGCTCCCAAGCAGGGGTGGTGATAgaaggtttttgaaaaaatttatcaataagtTTACTTGTAATAAAAGTAAAtgatcattaatatatatatataaacaggcATGGTTTAGCTGTTGTTTACTCgatatttgtttaataaaataggtttgagttttaatcaataaatataaattatttaatcattATGTAATGGTAAAGAGCCACTCCTCATTATGTAACTCAAAGCCCATATTCGAACCTCTTAATaaaccaaaaagaaataaatattatatactgCTTAACCATACACACAGGAAGACACGTCAAAAAGCGCATACATTATCACACCCTTATCCATCACACTAGCTTGGAGAAGCAGAAAATATActaattatttgtatttgtcGGTGGTTGTGTTGAAAATAGTGCTTAaccatatatttaattaatgcgTGATGAACAGCACTAAAGCCAAGTAGTTGATCAAATAAAGGAGCGTGGATCAACACGAACCGTTTGTTTAGGTGATTAGAAGGACCATTAGTAAGTTAAATTCCTTGCTGAAATCCATTTTCCGGTGCAACGTCCTTATTAAGGATTGTAACGTACAGGAGACTTTCATTTTTGTCATTCTTCCTGGTgccttaatatttattaaaattagggttttgtatGTCTGGTCACAGACTCACAGTCACACCCATCCTGCAAATTGTGAGTTACTGAGTTATGTTCTCTGTCCTTGTAATCTCTCTCGTATGTGACACATATATTGTATACAAATATATAGTATATGATTCTGTCTTTTTCctgtattatatatatgatgtataatatgttatttttctggTGAAGAGTAGATGGAGACCTAACTTTATGAAGGAATCTAGATTATCATAATCGAATGGTTTATGCTTTGACACGATAGAGTACGTATTAGACTcttccttcattttttattcacaCACATTGCTTTACGGATTAGGACGCATGTTTGTATATAGCGtccaaaaaatgataaatataaagcaAAAGTCGTGCTCATAAttgatgatctttttttttccagaaaataattatcttaatatgATGATCACTCGTGCAACATGCCCATGCCTCAAGTGCCTAAATATCTCGTTTCCCTTTAAATATACGCAACGCCATCACTTTATGAACCTAAAGAGCTAGCTAGGTACATGATGATTAGCACTTGTTAATTAACTTCATAAGCATGTGTGGCAAAATAAAAGGAGGAAAATTatccacataaaaaattaaggaaaacaaAGCATGTGTGATTAGTTGGGAgattaaaataagttaatttgtTCAACAATATTATGTATGTCAAGTCAAagatatatacacacacacacacactttaggGATGTTAATTGAAAATGACAACAGCAGAATGAAAACGTGAATGTTGTGGTCTTTCCCCATTGCTAACCTTGGTTTTGCTTGTAACCTAGCACTTGGGAAGTTTTAGATAAgcaaattaatgtaataatattatgaattatataGCAAAGTTTTTTGTCCACCGTAAATTTGGCCTTGTTTTTGCTAAAGTCTAGGCTATTCTACGATCATGCAAGCAGTACTAAGTCAAGTCCTTTACCTATAGATTGAAAgtgtttggaattgatttttatctgtcattattattattattataggaaGACTCAAACTTGCAAGTTACTGCCTCTTCTAACCTGGTTTTTCTGGGAAATAGATGTGTAACTGTCAATTAGGAACGTCCCACTCTCCCTATTCGTATGAATGTAATGATCAATgataaaacataatttgttCTGGAAAAGGATTGGGGTGAAAGCTGTGGAAAAAACAGAATcctagaaaagagaaaaaatcacaGTTTTTCCCCTCGTGGGGAGAGgggttttaagttttttttttttttaataatttttcaagtaatATAAGATATGATAACCCATAGCATAgcagaaagcaaataaataatgaagtttagtTCTTAATCAaactaatattgaatgataaaataaaaaaaaaatacttaaaacaacaattaaagtTAACCAATTAAACTCACGATTCAAGTTATAAGATCGAGATAAGTACCATAGAAAGAAgatcgattaaaaaaaaaacataaaaacgaTTTGAGTTAATCCACCAAACTCATGACTCAGGTTACTAAGCTaagataaactcataaaaaaaatgatttaatttaattcggGCTAACCTATCAAATTCGTGACTTTAGTCATGAGACTAACATAattctatagaaagcaaatcaaaataaattatgaagcacaATATCCAATCGTCCATCTtgaattcaatattgaatgataaaatttgttaaaaatttaattgaaaaaataagtcaagtcaactcgagttaacctgttaaacacTATTTTCGAGTCATGAGGCCTgagaaatctaataaaaaaacaaattaaaataaattatgaaacctaattcctgatcaaatacaatattaaataataaaattgagggaaagtcaatttaaaaaagaaaaaaaaactgggtcaattgggttaacccgtcaaaacCATGACTTAGGTCATGAGATAggaaaaatccaataaaaaaaaaaatcaatgttgaagGACCTATGACTTGGGTAATGATATCAAGATAACctcttagaaagaaaataaaaaatgactcgATTTAACCATGATTAAAATGCCAAAATCGATGACCTTGATCATAAAACCAAGACattttatagaaagcaaatcaaaacatattatgaaacttcaattttttcacCGATCCAGTATTGAATAATGACCCGAGTTTACTCAGGTTAACTCTTTAAGTATTATTCCCAAGTCATGAGGctgaaataacataataaaaagtaaacaaaacaaatcttgAAGTCTAATTcccaatcaattcaatatcaaatgatgaaattgaaaaaaaaaacaaaaaaaaaacataagtcaACCGGGTTAGCCAATTAAACggagttaacctgttaaacttgTGATCTGTGTCATGGAAGTatgataacttaataaaaaaacaaatctaatattaaagaatgaaattgaaaaaaaaaaaacattgattgttaaaaaaaaaaaaagggactacACTATTCTAATAAAGTAGTGctttgttaaaaaagaaaatcttttgaGAAATACATGTTTCACTATGCATTTTGCTATGTTTTTTAAACTATGTTTGGCATCGCGACTAAGctgtgcttttgaaaaaaaaaaagtattttaattttattttaattatttttttattttgaattattttgatttgttgatgtcaaaaataattttttaaaaaattttttttaatttaatacatttctaaataaaaaatcattttaaaaaacaatcaataccATAATACTTAACATTATATTCTTGACTTTGCTATGAAATAAAGTCATATATCTATTTCGATGTGtaatatcataattatcaagggatttttgaaattgtattcaatataacatttataaaaaaattaatattttttttgtctaaattttttaatgtttttgaatcattttgatatattaatattaaaataatttttaaaaataaaaaaattattttaatttattttaaaataaaaaaatactttaaagaaATCAATTTCAAGCACTTTTAGTTGAAAAGCTTAACCTATCAAAGGCTATTTGGATTAGGGTAGTGGCTAGCTTTCTTAAGTTGGTCCAACAGACAACAAACCTATGATGTAATTGGGTGAACTAATTAAGCCTACAGTCCTACACTAACTATCCATAGTCCATACCGAAAGTGAAAGAAAGCGATAGGCTTTGTTGAATGCTACTTTCACCATTTCATTCTACCgctaaaatgcatcaaaatacaaaatgatTTTCATCAATGAGAAAACGCGTTTCAAGTAACAGTTCTAtttaaaaacgtttttttgaaaaatttaaatttttttattttttatttatttcaaattaatatttttttttaattttagattattttgatatgctatattaaaaataattttttaataaaaaatattatattatatatatatatatatatatatctggatattgtagtttttgtaattaaaaaataataagatattttttatggtaaataaaaataaattaaaaaataattgaaaattttaattaaatactaaaataaaacaatttacatCGAATATACTCTTCGGATACATTAGTCCTGAATCATATTCTCCCTCTAAGGATTCTCCCAAATCAGAGTTTTACCAGAAGCTACTTAATTATGCTCTTCCTCCTCGCAGGTTAGAGGAGATTAGGGTCACTTTACAGGGAGATGCATCAAGATCCTCTGTTGCTATAGTTTTCACATGCATGGAAGCAGGATTACATAGAGGTATCCATTGCAGAATCTCCTCTCAAAACCTTTTTCATCCCTACATTTACAACTTCTAAACGGTTTTCATCGATACATGGCAAACAAATCCAGatcaagatttaattttatctctaacCAACATTTTTTGTCGTGCAAGGATATAACTTTGACAACACAAAATCCAGTCTATTATCAATATCTCGATCAAAAATAAATCGCTTAATCAGCTTCCAGAAAGAAGGATATGACGGGAGCTGGGTCCTTTCAGCTGATCTCAGCTAATTTTATGAAAGCTTCAACTTATacgaaaagcaaaaataaataaataaacgctAGAGAAAAAAGTTCACTAGCTTCTTTGATTATACAGATTTctttattgataattattaaataatagcGGATATCTGCTCAAGTTTTGCCATGAGAGACAGATGTTGAGAAGAAGCGTAAGCAATTTTAGATATTACAACAACATACTCAagtaaacaagaaaaacaaaatttaacttGTAATTCCACACGTCTTAGCAAGGAAACTTTGTTGCGAACCTTGGTAGCACTAATATAGAACTGAAAAATATGTTACAGCAACTGTCACCTTTCATACAGATGCGTTGGCTGCCTCAAGTCTTGGCATTGTCAAGGGTTCTTGTAGGTCTGGATTGATGGGAAACAGATAACTTTGTGAGTATTGTGCCATCAACTGGTCCATCAGCACCAAGGCTACCATAGCTTCCACCATTGGTACCGCTGCATTACCATCCCAAGCAAAAGCATACTCTTAGAGAAAATTTATCATTCACTATCAAACGAGAAAACATACATGAGCAAACATTGGTTCTCTTCAATTTTCcttaatgatgatgatatataGCCTACACGCCCACTCCAGCTAGTTTAATGTTGAGGATTAGTTTGGTTAAGATTGATCAAATCATCAAAGTTCtaaaatatttctcaaatatttcaaatatcatCCTACTATCCAAGGACATACCTCTTGGGACAACACAGGGATCATGGCGACCACGAGCTATTAGTTCTATCTCCTTTTTATCTCTAGTAACTGTATGTTGCTTCCTCTGCAAAACCAGCacacaaaataaatatggaATATGGAATAAACTACATGcaaatatttgaaaagtatATTCAAATATACAAGCATAGCTTAATGAATCAATAAGAGTAGTAAAAGCATAATATGTGAAAAACAATCTGGTACTTCCTGGCAAATCTTCAGAAACCTGAAAGAGCAGCAACTGTTTGCTGTTAATGACATGCATGTAGGCAGAGGGTGTGCATGTGGTTCCAAACTATCAGTCCTTGCTAGAAAATCCTAAGATAGGGTTTAACACACAAAGCACATGAAAAGATATGGacctttaattaatttgatctttCTTCCATTTTTCAATGACTTAATGGTCACAAATATCCAAGGCCAATGTTTGCACATCGAGACTAAATCCCTCCTATTCAGGTCTAGGCAAGCCTGGGCTGGTGCATTCATGGAACTCTTTCTTGCATCCTCATTTTGGATTTGAATCCAGGATGATTATATTGAATTACCACCCAATCCCAGGCTCATGGGTATGGTGAAAACATGGTAAACCACCCCAACCAAACAGAATGGGTACAAATATGGTCATAAAGACATGATCTTTGCATCAATAAAATTtgcatcttaaaaataaattgctaAGCATACACATAAATGCATGCACGAATATTGGTGCGTGTAGATAGATCAAACTTACTGCTATTGTAGATGTTGGCTTGAAAGCTATTCTCAAGTTTATAATTTCACCGTTTGATATTCCTCCCTGATCACCAACAGAAGGAAGTGTCAAAAGTGATGCTCATCAAGGGATTCATCTTTACCAAAATaccaaaattagaaaaagatcCAGAATCAAATCAAACACGCACCTGTATTCCACCGGATCGATTTGTTCTTGTTCGTATTCTTCCATGTTCATCTGTGTAGAACTCATCATTATGTTCGCTCCCACTCAAGAAAGTACCTGCAATGATTTTTATCATAGATTAAGACTTAGAATTGGCTTAAATATAGCAATATAGAAATGCAAAGAGCATGGTAGCATCCTAAGTATATCACTATGAATCAccaaatttgattgaaaaactTAGGGGCCAGATGCATATAATAGTTTTCAACCTGCAAATCCACTCCCAAATTCAAAGCCCTTCGTTGCAGGTAGTGACATAGCAGCTTTAGCAAGCTCAGCTTCAAGTTTGTCAAAGACTGGTGAACCAAGCCCCTGGCATACAATTACAGATTTTAATAACAGGCAAAGATTGTGCTATAACAAGTCATAAGAATGAGCCTTGGATTTTTAGGATCTAGAAACTTCTTTGAACAATTCAAAACCTGACAAAGAAACATCATGCACATTACATGCATGCTGCATGAGGATAGAGAGAGAATCGATACTTACACGTGGTGCATTCCTTACAATACACGTGACCACACCACCAACAGAATCCCCTTTCACTCGGACAGCATCAATGGCGGCTATCATCTTCTCTGCATATTCAGGATCTGGACATCTGACAATATTGCTCTCTATCTGTTAAGGTGGCATATTGGCTGGGTCAGACTAAGTGCAGATAATAAGTCAGTCAAAAACTAAAGGAAGCCAATTAGTAAAAATCTCCAGAAAGAGGGAACTACACTTTCCGACTTATAAAATGCTATTACTTCCCAGACAAACTTTCAGAAgtccaaatataattttacagtTGCTGAAGTATTGTAACACTTCGAGCAACAAATCAAGGCACTCAGATTTGTGGGAGGTTCTTGCTAAAAAGGACTCTAACACTTCGAGCAACAAATCAAGGCACTCAGATTTGTGGGAGGTTCTTGCTAAAAAGGACTCTAACACTTCGAGCAACAAATCAAGGCACTCAGATTTGTGGGAGGTTCTTGCTAAAAAGGACTCTTCCACTAGCAAAACAAGACTGACATCCCAGAAATATGGAGAAACTTCTTAGTCTGCTTCTCACATGGCTAATGAATGCCAAAATAAAAGttctttgaaaaaacataaaacagcATTCATACCTGATCAAGTGAAAGAGAGTCATGATTAACCACTCCTTCAGGAAGTACAACCTTGTGGACTTGAGAGACATAAGCAAGAATCTGAAGACAAAACAAATGTTAAGGGAAAATACaatgaaaacagaaaaaatacaCTCTTAGAataactgtgtttttttt from Populus alba chromosome 8, ASM523922v2, whole genome shotgun sequence encodes the following:
- the LOC118052438 gene encoding chorismate synthase, chloroplastic, with protein sequence MASSSTLTSRSFLDSSRIDTASLSSADLRKLSISSVQISFRSRLPKKLQINAAGSTFGNNFRVTTFGESHGGGVGCIIDGCPPRIPLSESDMQFDLDRRRPGQSRITTPRKETDTCKISSGVSEGQTTGTPIHVFVPNTDQRGFDYNEMSVAYRPSHADATYDMKYGVRSVQGGGRSSARETIGRVAAGAVAKKILKLYAGTEILAYVSQVHKVVLPEGVVNHDSLSLDQIESNIVRCPDPEYAEKMIAAIDAVRVKGDSVGGVVTCIVRNAPRGLGSPVFDKLEAELAKAAMSLPATKGFEFGSGFAGTFLSGSEHNDEFYTDEHGRIRTRTNRSGGIQGGISNGEIINLRIAFKPTSTIARKQHTVTRDKKEIELIARGRHDPCVVPRAVPMVEAMVALVLMDQLMAQYSQSYLFPINPDLQEPLTMPRLEAANASV